One window of Chloroflexus aggregans DSM 9485 genomic DNA carries:
- a CDS encoding helix-turn-helix transcriptional regulator: MTRLERLIGIDAMIRSGRYPSVADFCQRFEVSERSIYNDLAYLRDRVNAPLDYSRQHGGYYYRDPTWVLPIIQVSEGELLSFLLSIELSRRYLGSVFAAPLRNLLSQLQHYQITIDPNDLLTHVTFQPGAVAPVDPALLNDVSVCIREQHPLEITYFTAVRRECNDRVIEPYHLYLARGDLYVIAYDHLRHTFRQFALCRIKRWQVQYQRRFQRDPTFDAAAYLRHAFVSEVGDRPVTVAIAFDREQAPYIRERQWHSTQQIEELPDGGLILRFENGALGEIKRWVLGYGAHARVLAPPELVQMVAVELQRAAAQYT; encoded by the coding sequence ATGACGAGGCTCGAACGTTTGATTGGCATTGATGCGATGATTCGGAGTGGTCGCTATCCCTCGGTGGCCGATTTTTGTCAACGCTTTGAGGTAAGCGAGCGGTCAATCTACAATGACCTGGCCTATTTACGGGATCGGGTTAATGCACCCTTGGACTATAGCCGACAGCACGGCGGTTATTATTATCGCGATCCGACGTGGGTATTGCCTATTATACAGGTCAGTGAAGGCGAGTTACTTTCGTTTCTCCTCAGTATTGAGTTAAGCCGACGCTATCTCGGCTCCGTGTTTGCTGCACCGCTTCGCAATCTGCTGAGTCAGTTGCAGCACTATCAGATCACTATCGATCCTAATGATCTCTTGACTCATGTCACGTTTCAACCCGGCGCAGTCGCTCCGGTCGATCCAGCGCTACTGAACGATGTCAGCGTTTGCATTCGTGAACAGCATCCGCTTGAGATTACCTACTTTACTGCGGTCCGACGGGAATGTAACGATCGGGTGATCGAGCCGTATCACCTGTATTTAGCTCGCGGCGATCTGTACGTCATCGCGTATGACCATCTCCGTCACACGTTTCGTCAATTTGCCCTTTGCCGGATCAAGCGTTGGCAGGTGCAATACCAGCGACGTTTTCAGCGTGATCCAACCTTTGATGCGGCAGCGTATCTCCGTCATGCGTTTGTGAGCGAGGTTGGAGATCGTCCGGTGACGGTGGCAATTGCATTCGATCGCGAACAGGCACCGTATATCCGTGAACGGCAATGGCATTCGACGCAGCAGATTGAGGAGTTGCCTGATGGTGGCTTGATCTTGCGTTTCGAGAATGGTGCGTTAGGTGAGATCAAGCGGTGGGTTCTCGGCTATGGTGCGCATGCGCGGGTGTTGGCGCCGCCGGAATTGGTGCAGATGGTGGCCGTCGAGTTGCAGCGAGCAGCGGCACAATACACCTAG
- the cas5b gene encoding type I-B CRISPR-associated protein Cas5b: MRVLKIVLEGITTSFRYPHFMLGVQPTFPLPPPATIYGHICSALGEWFDPDGVMFAYHFTFAGEGQDLEHIHVLSVSSGKLPGGERKVLEGNVNPFKRNILLFPRLTLYLNRPDWIDYFRRPRYPVVLGRSQDLAVYTQIEVIELQQQAQVYFEHTLLPYTMAIQIPAGVVALMPSWIDYRNRRRPIFARYLMLTERVMSKQMLHFGSQKPRYWYDPTAPRIHDEPLGLVFHTFGGTADESFTVASLDR; the protein is encoded by the coding sequence ATGCGTGTCCTCAAAATCGTGCTCGAAGGGATCACCACCTCATTCCGCTACCCGCATTTTATGCTGGGGGTCCAGCCGACGTTTCCCTTACCGCCACCGGCGACCATCTATGGTCATATATGTAGTGCGCTTGGTGAGTGGTTTGATCCAGACGGAGTAATGTTTGCCTACCATTTCACGTTTGCCGGTGAAGGTCAAGACCTCGAACATATTCACGTGCTGTCGGTATCGTCGGGCAAATTACCCGGCGGTGAACGGAAAGTCCTCGAGGGCAACGTCAATCCCTTCAAACGCAATATACTCCTCTTTCCGCGGTTGACGCTCTACCTCAACCGGCCTGACTGGATCGATTATTTTCGTCGTCCGCGTTACCCGGTTGTTTTGGGCCGTTCGCAAGACTTGGCCGTATACACGCAGATCGAGGTGATTGAGCTGCAACAGCAAGCACAGGTCTACTTTGAACATACGCTCCTACCGTATACCATGGCAATCCAAATACCGGCCGGGGTTGTCGCTCTTATGCCGAGCTGGATTGACTACCGTAATCGGCGACGGCCGATCTTTGCCCGCTATCTGATGCTTACCGAGCGGGTGATGAGCAAGCAGATGCTACACTTCGGTTCACAAAAGCCGCGTTATTGGTATGATCCGACCGCACCACGGATACATGACGAACCGTTAGGGTTAGTATTCCACACCTTCGGAGGAACTGCCGATGAATCCTTCACCGTGGCCTCATTGGATAGATAA
- the cas6 gene encoding CRISPR system precrRNA processing endoribonuclease RAMP protein Cas6 produces MSLTVHHLIFTATAATPVVLAAHSGPAVRGAISNALWNRFCANKSATTCAGCPLFQHCPVAALVAPMRSEDEKGSEQRPRPYVVRPPRDGGKRYQPGDTIRFGLALFGQAEIFFPFIVMAVRELERDGIGIRLAELGHRRGTIKLNTIEAYNPLSGERQMLYPLPGGNVNFPSLPIDATAVQDYAARLPTDQITLTFHTPARLVDQDRLVKQIALRPLIQRLMRRLDDLSRAYGSSPLAIDFRGLLAIAEQVTTTVDQTHWVDVVSVSSRQQRRTPVGGLIGSATFSGSLAPLRELVVWGSLIHVGRNAVKGDGWYTLADMPVLP; encoded by the coding sequence ATGAGTCTGACGGTGCATCATCTCATCTTTACCGCCACTGCTGCCACCCCGGTCGTGCTGGCTGCGCACAGCGGGCCGGCCGTGCGCGGCGCAATTTCCAACGCGCTTTGGAACCGGTTCTGCGCCAACAAAAGCGCCACCACCTGCGCCGGCTGCCCGCTGTTCCAGCATTGCCCGGTCGCAGCGCTGGTCGCGCCAATGCGCAGCGAAGACGAAAAAGGCAGCGAGCAGCGCCCGCGTCCGTATGTGGTGCGCCCGCCCCGTGACGGCGGGAAACGCTACCAACCCGGCGATACCATCCGGTTTGGCCTTGCTCTCTTTGGTCAGGCCGAAATCTTCTTCCCCTTCATCGTGATGGCTGTGCGCGAACTCGAACGCGACGGGATCGGCATCAGATTGGCCGAACTCGGTCACCGGCGCGGCACGATCAAGCTCAACACGATTGAAGCGTACAACCCGCTGAGCGGCGAGCGGCAGATGCTCTACCCGCTGCCCGGTGGCAACGTCAACTTCCCCAGCCTGCCGATCGATGCGACGGCGGTGCAAGACTATGCGGCGCGGTTGCCGACCGATCAGATCACGCTCACCTTTCATACGCCGGCCCGCTTGGTCGACCAAGACCGGCTGGTGAAGCAGATCGCGCTGAGGCCGCTGATCCAGCGCCTCATGCGCCGGCTCGATGATCTCAGTCGGGCGTATGGTAGCAGTCCGTTGGCAATCGACTTTCGCGGCTTGCTCGCCATCGCCGAGCAGGTTACGACGACAGTCGATCAGACGCACTGGGTTGACGTGGTAAGCGTTTCGTCGCGCCAGCAGCGGCGCACGCCGGTGGGCGGTTTGATCGGTAGTGCAACGTTCAGTGGGTCACTTGCGCCCCTCCGGGAGCTGGTTGTATGGGGGAGTCTCATCCACGTAGGGCGCAACGCGGTGAAGGGTGATGGCTGGTATACGTTGGCGGATATGCCGGTGTTACCGTAA
- a CDS encoding HTH domain-containing protein: protein MFGSKQGKQARLRRYAELLACGPLTAAELAHRLGVPRSTVIRDLPLLEEQGILLAEDHAGRLSLVRCALSSNCGDV, encoded by the coding sequence ATGTTCGGGAGTAAGCAGGGCAAACAGGCACGTCTACGGCGATATGCCGAATTGCTGGCGTGTGGTCCACTCACTGCGGCTGAGTTGGCGCACCGGCTTGGCGTGCCACGTTCAACTGTGATCCGTGATTTACCGCTGCTTGAAGAGCAGGGAATATTGTTGGCTGAGGATCACGCGGGCCGTTTGTCCCTCGTTCGGTGCGCATTGTCATCCAACTGTGGTGATGTTTGA
- a CDS encoding CRISPR-associated helicase/endonuclease Cas3, with product MNPSPWPHWIDNLLAKSQRYGGETLAAHTWAVLCRLADLYRLRPQIANSDSNRLWHCLYWAAFLHDFGKAARGFQQRLRGGPTWPHRHEVLSLAFVDAIAHGLSEDEQRWVVAAIVSHHRDEAEIAQTYPLGVRNDPLIELCREVDDETVRLLDEWLATCANPWREALGLAMVVEEITPQSVTVDAKRVRYWLQVYHDWVAANDPVARVPGILLRGLITTADHMASAHLHRVPPPITGSWSALAKRLLPQGEQIYEHQRQSGEMKGQSALLMAPTGSGKTEAALYWALGDGTAPPARIFYTLPYQASMNAMYDRLRQNFGDELVGLQHGRAAQALYARFREGEEWSAAARRVQWEKNLNILHARPLKVLSPYQLLKALFQLRGFEAMLTDYAQAAFVFDEIHAYEPERLALITGLMRYLREQFAARFFVMSATFPQLIRRRLTIALGNVPLIRASPEIFTRFRRHRLFLREGEITDPTTITEIVDKVRAGRQVLVCANTVARAQALRDQLAQAGLTDDQLLLIHSRFTHGDRTRLEQRIRSYCGSDVAERPPLVLVATQVVEVSLDIDLDTIYTDPAPLEALLQRFGRVNRRGAKGICPVYVFRQPNDGQGVYGRDRDPNRAGHIVRVTLAELEPHNGEIIDESAINDWLDRIYADPVLSQQWTEAYQRMAQQVELIINGLRPFQSDEQREDEFEQMFDGVEVVPQCFEQAYVDCLVQERLIEANDYLVSISKQRFAILRSQGKLRPAEEAGKRRVWVAQLPYDERNGLSFSDIVIDPDWS from the coding sequence ATGAATCCTTCACCGTGGCCTCATTGGATAGATAATCTTCTGGCGAAGAGCCAGCGCTACGGAGGCGAGACGTTGGCCGCGCATACGTGGGCGGTGTTGTGTCGGCTGGCTGACCTCTACCGGTTGCGTCCTCAGATCGCCAACAGTGACAGTAACCGGCTCTGGCACTGTCTGTATTGGGCAGCGTTTCTGCACGATTTTGGCAAAGCGGCACGCGGTTTTCAGCAACGGTTGCGTGGTGGACCGACATGGCCACACCGCCACGAGGTGCTCTCGTTGGCGTTTGTGGATGCCATTGCCCATGGTCTGTCCGAGGATGAACAGCGTTGGGTGGTAGCAGCCATCGTGTCTCACCATCGCGACGAAGCCGAAATTGCGCAGACTTATCCACTAGGTGTGCGCAATGACCCGCTGATTGAGCTATGTCGTGAAGTGGACGACGAGACGGTTCGCCTGCTTGACGAGTGGCTGGCTACGTGTGCCAACCCTTGGCGTGAGGCTTTAGGGTTAGCTATGGTGGTGGAAGAGATTACACCGCAATCGGTAACGGTTGACGCCAAGCGGGTGCGCTACTGGTTGCAGGTCTATCACGATTGGGTTGCGGCGAACGATCCTGTAGCACGGGTACCCGGCATTTTGCTGCGCGGATTGATTACCACCGCCGATCATATGGCTTCGGCGCACCTGCACCGTGTGCCGCCACCGATCACCGGATCGTGGTCGGCATTGGCCAAACGTCTCTTACCGCAGGGAGAGCAGATCTACGAACACCAACGGCAAAGTGGCGAGATGAAAGGACAATCGGCGCTGCTCATGGCCCCAACCGGCAGTGGCAAAACCGAAGCCGCACTCTATTGGGCACTCGGTGATGGCACCGCACCTCCGGCGCGCATCTTTTACACTCTGCCCTATCAGGCGAGCATGAATGCAATGTACGACCGATTGCGGCAGAACTTTGGCGATGAGCTGGTCGGATTGCAGCATGGCCGGGCAGCGCAGGCGCTCTACGCCCGCTTCCGCGAGGGTGAGGAATGGTCGGCAGCGGCGCGGCGCGTGCAGTGGGAGAAAAACCTGAACATCCTGCATGCTCGCCCGCTCAAGGTGCTCAGTCCATACCAACTCCTCAAAGCCCTCTTCCAACTGCGTGGGTTTGAAGCCATGCTCACCGATTATGCGCAGGCGGCATTTGTGTTTGATGAGATTCACGCTTACGAACCAGAACGTCTAGCCCTGATTACCGGTCTGATGCGGTATCTACGCGAGCAGTTTGCCGCACGTTTCTTTGTCATGTCGGCTACGTTTCCCCAGCTTATTCGCAGACGGTTAACGATAGCACTTGGCAACGTTCCGCTGATCCGGGCCAGCCCGGAGATCTTTACCCGCTTTCGTCGTCACCGACTATTCTTGCGCGAAGGTGAGATCACCGACCCGACCACCATTACCGAGATTGTCGATAAAGTGCGGGCGGGCCGGCAAGTATTGGTTTGCGCGAATACGGTGGCGCGAGCGCAAGCGCTGCGCGATCAGCTCGCGCAAGCCGGTCTCACCGATGACCAGCTTCTCTTGATCCATAGCCGCTTTACGCATGGCGACCGCACCCGACTCGAACAGCGCATCCGTTCGTACTGTGGCAGCGATGTTGCTGAGCGACCGCCACTGGTGCTGGTGGCTACGCAGGTAGTCGAAGTGAGTCTCGATATTGATCTCGATACGATATATACCGATCCGGCCCCCCTCGAAGCACTCTTACAACGCTTTGGCCGCGTCAATCGGCGTGGGGCGAAGGGGATCTGCCCGGTCTACGTCTTTCGTCAGCCCAACGATGGTCAAGGTGTCTATGGTCGTGATCGCGATCCGAATCGTGCGGGACATATTGTGCGTGTGACACTAGCTGAACTTGAGCCGCACAACGGTGAGATCATTGACGAATCCGCGATCAATGACTGGCTCGATCGCATTTACGCCGATCCCGTGCTCAGCCAGCAATGGACGGAAGCCTACCAACGGATGGCGCAGCAGGTCGAGCTGATCATCAACGGGTTACGCCCATTCCAGAGCGACGAACAGCGCGAAGATGAGTTCGAGCAAATGTTTGATGGGGTTGAGGTCGTGCCACAGTGTTTTGAACAGGCATACGTTGATTGTCTGGTTCAGGAACGGTTGATTGAAGCGAATGACTATCTGGTCAGCATCAGCAAACAACGGTTTGCCATCTTACGCAGCCAAGGCAAACTGCGTCCGGCGGAGGAGGCTGGCAAGCGGCGAGTATGGGTCGCGCAGCTTCCCTACGACGAGCGTAACGGTCTCTCGTTCAGTGACATCGTGATTGATCCGGATTGGAGTTAA
- the cas8a1 gene encoding type I-B CRISPR-associated protein Cas8b1/Cst1 produces the protein MANSIGVGVGGTAGAAGSACAEGGMVNSIGVGVGGTAGAAGSACAEGGMVNSIGVGVGGTAGAAGSACAEGGMVNSIGITYTGHPFIDVGFATLAAFANRRHLADLTTNDLAEMANYIEANYVRQPLRSFLTVAFTSNAWFAQSAFNPDRFDDPDKKIEAQQKRKYWADRHLRQWAQAAAALETCLFTGLPAAALELSGKLQPGRVGRAQMPLLQGDDSINFFTNGDPGLPMAPEAILALQAMPLGCAKVGGGLLAVHSDDEQLTIDFAKRFLERNLSDVAKAQAAGEEKLSGSPRSLKTLLIETLAEIIRRQMQEEVRRERRPTVTAYYFNNGQSPSLDIYHLPLQITGFLLAVHTPAYRAIWNELVQRSWQRLETPTKRRKVAEPTEPRFNYLYEDLFTLPAQAARFVRTYFLRIPNRSTATDDPRREYSTRREVDLVSWPLVELFVQEVMLMTDDRVAKLKELGDKLADYTRYQGGKRFFRQFFTVQRSDHFLTLLNKTNIDYTRYKRGTETLFDLDSFLTLFMEGEEVLRNDWRLMRDLVLIRMVEQLRDWIANNADAIPSEEEVVEA, from the coding sequence ATGGCGAATTCGATAGGCGTTGGGGTAGGCGGCACCGCTGGCGCAGCCGGCAGTGCGTGTGCGGAGGGTGGCATGGTGAATTCGATAGGCGTTGGGGTAGGCGGCACCGCTGGCGCAGCCGGCAGTGCGTGTGCGGAGGGTGGCATGGTGAATTCGATAGGCGTTGGGGTAGGCGGCACCGCTGGCGCAGCCGGCAGTGCGTGTGCGGAGGGTGGCATGGTGAATTCGATAGGTATTACCTATACCGGGCATCCGTTTATTGATGTTGGTTTTGCAACACTCGCCGCCTTTGCCAATCGTCGTCATTTAGCCGATCTTACGACAAACGATCTCGCGGAAATGGCTAATTACATTGAAGCAAACTACGTGCGGCAGCCGTTGCGCAGTTTTCTGACGGTGGCGTTCACCAGTAATGCATGGTTCGCCCAATCGGCGTTCAACCCTGATCGGTTTGATGACCCTGACAAGAAGATCGAAGCGCAGCAGAAACGCAAATATTGGGCGGATCGACACCTGCGCCAGTGGGCGCAGGCTGCTGCGGCGCTCGAAACTTGCCTCTTCACCGGACTTCCGGCAGCGGCGCTCGAGTTGTCGGGCAAACTGCAACCAGGTCGGGTTGGGCGGGCGCAGATGCCCCTGTTGCAGGGTGACGACTCGATCAACTTCTTCACCAACGGCGATCCGGGTTTGCCGATGGCGCCGGAGGCGATCCTGGCGCTCCAAGCGATGCCGCTCGGCTGCGCCAAGGTTGGCGGCGGCTTGTTGGCGGTGCATAGCGATGACGAGCAGTTGACGATCGATTTCGCCAAGCGCTTCTTGGAACGCAACCTCAGTGATGTGGCCAAAGCGCAGGCCGCCGGCGAAGAGAAGCTGTCCGGATCACCGCGCAGCTTGAAGACGTTGTTGATTGAGACGCTGGCCGAGATTATCCGTCGCCAAATGCAGGAGGAAGTGCGGCGCGAGCGGCGGCCAACGGTGACGGCCTACTATTTTAACAACGGTCAGTCACCTTCGCTCGATATCTACCACTTGCCGTTGCAGATCACCGGCTTTTTGCTGGCGGTTCACACGCCGGCCTACCGCGCAATCTGGAACGAGCTGGTACAGCGGAGCTGGCAACGTTTGGAGACACCGACAAAGCGGCGAAAAGTCGCCGAACCGACCGAACCGCGTTTCAATTATCTGTACGAAGACCTCTTTACGTTGCCGGCGCAGGCGGCACGGTTTGTTCGTACCTATTTTCTCCGTATTCCCAATCGGTCTACTGCGACCGATGACCCACGGCGTGAATATTCGACGCGCCGCGAAGTCGATCTTGTCTCATGGCCGCTGGTGGAACTTTTTGTACAGGAGGTAATGCTTATGACCGATGACCGGGTAGCGAAGTTGAAAGAACTGGGCGATAAGTTAGCCGATTATACCCGTTATCAGGGTGGCAAACGCTTTTTCCGTCAGTTCTTTACCGTGCAGCGCAGTGATCACTTTTTGACCCTGCTCAACAAGACGAATATTGACTATACGCGCTATAAGCGTGGCACCGAGACATTGTTCGATCTCGATAGTTTTCTTACCCTGTTTATGGAAGGTGAGGAGGTGTTGCGTAACGATTGGCGGTTGATGCGTGATTTGGTACTGATTCGGATGGTTGAACAGTTGCGTGATTGGATTGCCAATAACGCCGATGCTATTCCGAGTGAGGAGGAAGTGGTGGAGGCGTAG
- the cas2 gene encoding CRISPR-associated endonuclease Cas2, whose protein sequence is MQCLVIYDIPDDRARQRVADACLDYGLQRIQYSAFAGNLSRAHQRALFNEMTRRVKGRTANIQLFVFDAKTWGERRILEQQYDDA, encoded by the coding sequence ATGCAGTGTCTCGTGATTTACGACATCCCTGATGACCGAGCGCGACAGCGTGTTGCCGACGCATGTCTCGACTACGGTCTACAACGGATCCAATACAGTGCCTTTGCCGGTAATCTCAGCCGAGCGCATCAACGTGCGCTCTTCAATGAAATGACCCGTCGGGTTAAAGGCCGCACCGCAAACATCCAACTCTTCGTATTCGATGCCAAAACATGGGGTGAGCGGCGGATACTGGAGCAACAATATGACGATGCCTGA
- the cas4 gene encoding CRISPR-associated protein Cas4 encodes MTMPDLETVEVSDIKQWRYCPRVVWYAYCLPAIRPKTDLMRQGAASHRAEEDREARRSLRTYGLKSGERFFNVYLRSERLGVRGILDLAIAVPNRSDPAAKAVVVDYKDSEQPSGPHFKLQVGAYALLIEEAWGLPVETGWIYHIPLRKAEKVPISPQLRRNVLDTIAAVQRAIKTEALPPPPTSRAMCVNCEFRRFCNDVV; translated from the coding sequence ATGACGATGCCTGATCTTGAAACAGTTGAAGTCAGCGACATTAAACAATGGCGCTACTGCCCGCGCGTCGTGTGGTACGCATATTGCTTGCCGGCCATCCGGCCCAAGACCGATCTCATGCGGCAGGGAGCGGCCAGCCACCGGGCGGAAGAAGATCGCGAAGCGCGGCGGTCACTGCGCACCTACGGCTTAAAAAGCGGCGAACGGTTCTTCAACGTCTATCTGCGGTCAGAGCGGCTCGGCGTCAGGGGTATCCTCGATCTAGCGATTGCCGTCCCCAACCGGAGCGACCCAGCGGCGAAAGCGGTGGTGGTTGATTATAAAGACAGTGAGCAACCGTCCGGTCCGCATTTCAAGTTACAAGTTGGGGCCTACGCACTCTTGATTGAAGAAGCATGGGGTTTACCGGTTGAGACTGGCTGGATCTATCATATTCCGCTACGTAAAGCGGAGAAAGTTCCGATCAGTCCACAATTACGTCGCAATGTTCTTGACACCATCGCAGCGGTTCAACGTGCCATCAAGACTGAAGCACTGCCACCACCGCCGACGAGCCGGGCGATGTGCGTTAATTGTGAATTTCGTCGCTTCTGTAACGATGTTGTGTGA
- the cas7i gene encoding type I-B CRISPR-associated protein Cas7/Cst2/DevR: protein MAFVTGLFLIDAPASALNNLGNIPGEREDNTVGVKMIATKAGNFPYVSAQAFRYWLRTTLEQRVPEWKASPIFREEKIAYTDANPIRYWDDDLFGYMRAPGKSDTAKKSREQISTLEEATPVKDTITRASPFRVSTLVSIAPVNPTNDFGVMSRHEGNPVPHEHQFYRTTLKGLFSLDLRACGTFSYLNRTGFRNLDDERMRIIKDYPGAEHLEAEKSYRLPKAERLARVKALFTGMAHLEGGAKQTLHYTDVSPALVMFAVTDGGNHIFHHTVGANRIGQPEIKTDALREALRVFADGIRSPVYVGWVKGYLDDARAAFEQFVAEHNANADANGLPRIELSHPREAFVSFVAACDAHQEWLD, encoded by the coding sequence ATGGCATTTGTGACCGGTCTCTTTCTGATCGACGCACCGGCGTCGGCGCTTAACAATCTCGGTAATATCCCCGGTGAGCGGGAAGATAACACCGTCGGGGTCAAGATGATCGCGACCAAAGCCGGTAACTTTCCCTATGTCTCGGCGCAAGCGTTTCGCTACTGGTTGCGCACAACCCTCGAGCAGCGGGTGCCCGAATGGAAAGCATCGCCGATCTTCCGCGAAGAGAAGATTGCGTATACCGATGCTAACCCGATCCGCTATTGGGATGACGATCTGTTTGGGTATATGCGCGCGCCGGGCAAGTCGGATACGGCCAAGAAGAGCCGTGAGCAGATAAGTACGCTCGAAGAGGCAACGCCGGTGAAGGATACGATCACGCGCGCTTCTCCGTTCCGGGTGAGTACCCTGGTCTCGATTGCGCCGGTCAATCCGACGAATGATTTCGGCGTTATGTCGCGTCACGAGGGGAATCCGGTGCCGCACGAGCACCAATTTTACCGAACAACCTTGAAGGGTCTCTTCTCACTCGATCTGCGGGCGTGCGGCACCTTCTCGTATCTCAACCGCACCGGGTTCCGCAACCTCGACGATGAGCGGATGCGGATTATCAAAGACTATCCCGGTGCCGAGCATCTGGAAGCGGAGAAGTCGTACCGCTTGCCCAAAGCGGAGCGGCTGGCGCGGGTGAAGGCGCTCTTTACCGGGATGGCCCACCTCGAAGGCGGGGCTAAGCAGACGTTGCACTATACCGATGTCAGCCCGGCATTGGTCATGTTTGCCGTTACCGACGGCGGGAATCATATCTTCCACCACACCGTGGGCGCGAATCGTATTGGTCAGCCTGAGATCAAAACCGACGCCCTGCGTGAGGCGTTGCGTGTGTTTGCCGATGGTATCCGCTCACCGGTGTACGTGGGATGGGTGAAGGGGTATCTCGATGACGCACGGGCGGCGTTTGAGCAGTTCGTAGCCGAACATAACGCAAACGCCGATGCGAATGGCTTGCCGCGTATCGAGCTGAGCCACCCGCGTGAGGCGTTTGTGAGCTTCGTAGCCGCATGCGATGCACATCAAGAGTGGTTGGATTAG
- the cas1 gene encoding CRISPR-associated endonuclease Cas1 — MELIVDERGSFIGKHQGRLRVTKDNERLREVPIMHLRQVIICGSGVAISSDAVRACSEEGIPIHFISTNGTPQASLYSAGLTGTVLTRRAQLRAYDGPAGVTLARAFTLGKLGNQANLLRYAAKNRKETAPDIYEQLMTAAGEVVDYQIAVERLKGETVDEIRDELMGIEGRYAARYWKAIGALVPSELNWPGRETRGATDPFNQVLNYGYGVLYGQVEHAIVLAGLDPYAGLLHADRPGKPSLVLDLIEEFRQAVVDRPLLGQLTRGWQIGREEDGRLDQPTRERIVTKVLERLESTEPYEGKRQPLRHILQCQARHIATFVRGERENYTPFVMGW; from the coding sequence ATGGAACTCATAGTAGATGAACGCGGTAGTTTCATTGGCAAGCATCAAGGTCGGTTGCGGGTAACCAAAGATAACGAGCGGTTACGCGAAGTACCGATCATGCATCTCCGGCAAGTGATCATCTGTGGTAGTGGGGTTGCCATCAGCAGCGACGCCGTGCGAGCGTGCAGTGAAGAAGGCATCCCAATCCACTTCATCAGCACCAACGGCACCCCACAGGCCAGCCTCTACAGCGCCGGCCTCACCGGCACCGTTCTTACACGGCGCGCCCAATTACGCGCCTACGACGGGCCGGCCGGCGTCACCCTTGCCCGTGCGTTTACGCTGGGTAAGCTTGGCAACCAAGCCAACCTACTGCGCTACGCGGCAAAAAATCGTAAGGAGACGGCGCCTGACATATACGAACAACTGATGACCGCAGCCGGTGAAGTGGTTGACTACCAAATCGCAGTCGAACGGCTCAAAGGCGAAACGGTTGACGAGATTCGTGACGAATTGATGGGGATCGAAGGCCGCTACGCAGCGCGCTACTGGAAAGCCATCGGCGCGTTGGTCCCGTCTGAACTCAATTGGCCGGGGCGCGAGACACGTGGGGCAACCGATCCGTTCAATCAAGTACTCAACTATGGTTACGGTGTATTGTATGGTCAAGTCGAACACGCCATCGTGCTTGCCGGTCTCGATCCGTATGCCGGCCTACTCCATGCCGATCGACCGGGCAAACCGAGTCTGGTTTTAGATTTAATCGAAGAGTTTCGTCAAGCTGTGGTTGATCGACCGCTGCTCGGCCAACTCACCCGTGGTTGGCAAATTGGGCGGGAAGAAGATGGTCGGCTTGATCAACCTACACGTGAGCGCATTGTGACCAAAGTGCTCGAACGGCTTGAATCAACCGAACCGTATGAGGGGAAGCGGCAACCGTTACGTCACATTCTCCAGTGTCAAGCACGCCACATTGCTACCTTCGTGCGTGGTGAGCGTGAAAACTACACCCCATTCGTGATGGGCTGGTGA